A stretch of DNA from Rickettsia hoogstraalii:
AGGTTTAATTCTAGTTAGACCTTCTACATGTTTCGCTACCTCTGCTCCAAAAATGTCGTTAATCATTTCTTCAGTTAATTCTGTATCCTCAATAGTATCATGAAGTAAAGCAGCTTGTAGCATTATGGTCGTAAAAAGCTTAGGAACTTCTTCAGCTACAAACTCCGCAAGCATAATCGTCACCTCAATCGGATGAGAATAATAAGGATCACCTGATTGACGCATTTGAGAACCGTGATATTTACGAGCGTAGTAGATACCTTTTTTAACCTCCTCTATATCAACAGGATTTTTTACTTTAGTGTTTAAATCTTCGAGTTTATCAAGTAATTTTTTAGCGTAAACGCATACTTCAAACTTTTTTTTCCAAGAGCTTATATCTTCCATAAAAGTTATTTTTTATTTTTGTTAATAATAGTTGATTACAATTAAAGCAAAAATTAAAAAATTGCAATAACAAATAATTTTTTAACTTTAAATATATTAGCAACTTTTGGTTATTTTGTATTTTAGCAACTATCATTTTACTTTATTAGCTGCTTTAACTTCTACTTCCTCTCGCAATTTATACTTTGCTATTTTTTTTTTGAAAAGCTAGTAAAAATAACGGCAAAAGTAATAAATAATGCGGAAAAGAATTACAGTAAAATTTAGAAAGGTTCCGGACAAGATAAATTTAAAGGCGAGCGAGCTAGGGTATATTAGCATGTGAGC
This window harbors:
- a CDS encoding HD domain-containing protein gives rise to the protein MEDISSWKKKFEVCVYAKKLLDKLEDLNTKVKNPVDIEEVKKGIYYARKYHGSQMRQSGDPYYSHPIEVTIMLAEFVAEEVPKLFTTIMLQAALLHDTIEDTELTEEMINDIFGAEVAKHVEGLTRIKPYGKITAEESLNLLIKQKRYNTALIKLFDRAHNIQTLGAKSPEKAKKIIEETLINFVTIAVYFKIPVIKERLLFLCYQYLYLKIISWNGH